In Variovorax paradoxus, a single genomic region encodes these proteins:
- a CDS encoding theronine dehydrogenase: protein MSRMWRYSLRWAMPHRPCPGPVELVMAEVAAGTPCPPEVAKRWTPGTGYAVSIDFLEPLTIKRWSDDRKADTRRRNLVRRLEATAPLFADELAERELSARPGYFAGKSR, encoded by the coding sequence ATGTCGAGAATGTGGCGCTATTCGCTGCGGTGGGCGATGCCCCATCGCCCCTGCCCTGGCCCGGTCGAGCTGGTGATGGCCGAGGTCGCAGCCGGCACACCCTGCCCGCCCGAGGTGGCGAAACGCTGGACGCCCGGCACCGGCTACGCCGTCAGCATCGACTTTCTCGAACCGCTGACGATCAAGCGATGGAGCGATGACCGAAAGGCGGACACGCGCCGGCGCAACCTGGTGCGCCGTCTCGAAGCGACGGCGCCACTCTTTGCCGACGAGCTCGCCGAGCGCGAGCTGTCGGCCAGGCCGGGTTACTTCGCTGGGAAGAGCCGCTAG
- a CDS encoding tyrosine-type recombinase/integrase, translating to MPALHDLKDEDLQGLAPEAVTALAQQMLQRIRQQAHEIQFKDAKIEKIMFQLAQLKAWKFGAKTEAMNAEQRRLFEETVAEDEASLQAQLGQLRGATPSPETTGENNDNKRKPRRRPLPEHLRRVEHHHEPEDTSCPSSEIEAVLAAPDRTTWLGRRDHTLLLLATQTGLRLSELIGLSREAIHLGTGAHVRCVGKGRKERCTPLTRYARIALQAWLNEPARRDAKVLFPSLHGGQLSPDSVQSLLAKHVGVASKTCSSLATKRVSPHVLRHSAAMELLQAGVDSSVIALWLGHESIETTQTYLHAHLGLKEAALAKLEPYKQHKRLRFRPDDHVLAFLEAL from the coding sequence ATGCCAGCCCTGCACGATCTCAAGGACGAGGACCTTCAAGGTCTCGCACCCGAGGCCGTCACGGCACTTGCTCAGCAGATGCTGCAGCGCATTCGCCAGCAGGCACATGAGATCCAGTTCAAGGACGCCAAGATCGAGAAGATCATGTTCCAGCTGGCGCAGCTGAAGGCGTGGAAGTTCGGTGCGAAGACTGAGGCGATGAACGCCGAGCAACGTCGCTTGTTCGAGGAGACCGTTGCCGAGGACGAGGCCAGTCTGCAGGCGCAGCTCGGTCAGCTGCGCGGTGCGACGCCGTCACCCGAGACCACGGGAGAGAACAACGACAACAAGCGCAAGCCGCGTCGTCGTCCGCTGCCTGAGCACCTGCGCCGTGTGGAACACCACCACGAGCCCGAGGACACGAGCTGCCCGAGTTCCGAGATCGAAGCCGTCCTCGCTGCGCCCGATCGGACGACGTGGCTCGGCCGGCGCGATCACACATTGCTGCTGCTCGCGACCCAGACCGGCTTGCGCCTCTCCGAACTGATCGGCTTGAGCAGAGAAGCCATTCATCTCGGTACCGGTGCGCATGTGCGGTGTGTGGGCAAGGGCCGCAAGGAGCGATGTACCCCATTGACAAGATACGCCCGGATCGCGCTTCAGGCGTGGCTCAATGAACCCGCGCGCCGCGATGCCAAAGTCTTATTTCCCAGCTTGCATGGCGGTCAGCTCAGCCCGGACAGCGTTCAATCGTTGCTGGCTAAGCATGTAGGCGTCGCCAGCAAGACATGTTCATCGCTGGCAACCAAGCGGGTATCACCGCACGTCCTGAGGCACAGCGCCGCAATGGAACTCCTACAGGCGGGAGTCGACAGTTCGGTGATCGCGTTGTGGCTCGGTCATGAATCGATCGAGACCACGCAGACCTACCTTCATGCCCACCTCGGCCTCAAAGAGGCAGCGCTCGCGAAGCTCGAGCCGTACAAGCAGCACAAGCGACTTCGATTCCGCCCTGACGATCACGTGCTCGCCTTTCTCGAGGCACTGTGA
- a CDS encoding recombinase family protein → MLIGYARASTLDQNLDLQIDALTKAGCHRLFDDKMSGSRAERPGLARALEMLREGDTLVVWKLDRLGRSVKNLVELVGQLHQQGVQFKSLTDAIDTGTPSGRFFFHVMASLAEMERELTAERTRAGLEVARQLGRKGGRKRKMTDSKIESARKLLANGVPPRDVAKNLGVSVPTLYRWIPASSQA, encoded by the coding sequence ATGCTGATCGGCTATGCGCGCGCCTCTACGCTGGATCAAAACCTTGATCTTCAGATCGACGCCTTGACCAAGGCGGGTTGCCACAGGCTCTTTGATGACAAGATGAGCGGCAGCCGGGCCGAGCGGCCCGGTCTGGCCAGGGCGCTGGAAATGCTGCGTGAGGGCGACACCCTGGTCGTGTGGAAACTCGACCGGCTGGGCCGCAGCGTCAAGAATCTGGTGGAGCTGGTCGGCCAGTTGCACCAGCAAGGGGTGCAGTTCAAGAGCCTTACCGATGCCATCGACACAGGAACACCCTCGGGCCGATTCTTCTTTCACGTCATGGCCAGCCTGGCCGAGATGGAGAGGGAACTGACGGCAGAGCGTACCCGCGCAGGACTGGAAGTGGCTCGCCAATTGGGCCGCAAAGGCGGGCGCAAGCGGAAAATGACCGACAGCAAGATCGAATCAGCCAGGAAACTACTGGCCAACGGCGTGCCGCCGCGCGACGTGGCCAAGAACCTGGGCGTGTCCGTGCCAACTCTGTACCGCTGGATTCCGGCATCCTCGCAGGCTTAA
- a CDS encoding two-component system sensor histidine kinase NtrB: MPDALLTVAPRRWALIAFARLRSLWQRWFLWLLLAVLVSALLVTVVWLAGRHEVEQVQASLDRDTADAVSDLRSGFQRNAQSLRATQAPGANLGQWSDIAASLLREHREWLRLEWRDAALRPLQAVNTPYRMRILDEASRGPEQSDVTLACAAARKLGAPAYSPSHYVPVAGGGGVEVMELCVPIDAGGYLVASYSLRDALIELVGPTLTRGQEVAFTEADGTRLVALGTSRRTGTRVFTSQQLIDLPGTALMLRVDGWRAAPDLFPNMLTALVTAISIALVSVLVLLARDTRRRLRAERDLADALAFRKAMEDSVITGLRARDLQGRITYVNPAFCEMVGFSPEELMAGNAEAPDAPYWPTELAHEYQQRQARRLAGGMPPREGFESVFMRKDGTRFPVLIFEAPLINAHKVQTGWMSAFIDVSEQRRIEELSRASQERLQASARLATVGEMASLLSHELTQPLAAIASYASGSLNLLGPHARGDQGEVAMAVRRIAEQADRAGQVIRSVHDFVRRRDRTREPVAPQALIDAVLPLVRLQARKLGVIIEVVFEDRLPAAMCDRTLVEQVLLNLARNAMQAMDSPDNVGSRVLRLRVARAAAVGGTVQEDGRRWLEFSVADLGCGISDEVAERLFTPFFTTRADGMGLGLSLCRTVVEQHGGALVFERRWCMDTAGTGVTPTPQGLRRQLLKCGRSSGVQRSACG, translated from the coding sequence ATGCCCGATGCGCTGCTGACCGTCGCACCGAGGCGATGGGCGCTCATCGCGTTCGCGCGGCTGCGTTCGCTGTGGCAGCGCTGGTTCCTGTGGCTGCTGCTGGCGGTGCTGGTGTCGGCGCTGCTGGTCACGGTGGTGTGGCTCGCGGGGCGGCACGAGGTCGAGCAGGTGCAGGCCTCGCTCGACCGCGACACCGCCGACGCGGTCTCCGACCTGCGCAGCGGCTTCCAGCGCAACGCGCAGAGCCTGCGCGCCACGCAGGCGCCCGGCGCCAACCTGGGGCAGTGGAGCGACATCGCCGCCTCGCTGCTGCGCGAGCACCGCGAGTGGCTGCGGCTCGAATGGCGCGACGCCGCGCTGCGCCCGCTGCAGGCCGTCAACACGCCCTACCGCATGCGCATCCTCGACGAGGCCAGCCGCGGCCCCGAGCAGTCCGACGTCACGCTGGCCTGCGCGGCCGCGCGCAAGCTGGGCGCGCCGGCCTATTCGCCGAGCCACTACGTGCCGGTGGCGGGCGGCGGCGGTGTCGAGGTGATGGAGCTGTGCGTGCCGATCGACGCGGGCGGCTACCTGGTGGCCAGCTATTCGCTTCGCGACGCACTGATCGAGCTGGTCGGCCCCACGCTCACGCGCGGGCAGGAAGTGGCCTTCACCGAGGCCGACGGCACGCGGCTGGTGGCGCTGGGCACCTCGCGGCGCACCGGCACGCGCGTGTTCACTTCGCAGCAGCTCATCGACCTGCCGGGCACCGCGCTGATGTTGCGCGTGGACGGCTGGCGCGCCGCGCCCGACTTGTTCCCGAACATGCTCACCGCGCTGGTCACGGCGATCTCGATCGCGCTGGTGTCGGTGCTGGTGCTGCTGGCGCGCGACACCCGCCGCCGCCTGCGCGCCGAGCGCGATCTGGCCGACGCGCTGGCCTTTCGCAAGGCGATGGAAGACTCCGTCATCACCGGCCTGCGCGCGCGCGACCTGCAGGGCCGCATCACCTACGTGAACCCGGCCTTCTGCGAGATGGTGGGCTTCAGCCCCGAGGAGCTCATGGCCGGCAACGCCGAGGCGCCCGACGCGCCCTATTGGCCCACCGAGCTGGCGCACGAATACCAGCAGCGGCAGGCGCGGCGGCTCGCTGGCGGCATGCCGCCGCGCGAGGGTTTCGAGTCGGTCTTCATGCGCAAGGACGGCACGCGCTTTCCGGTGCTGATCTTCGAGGCGCCGCTGATCAACGCGCACAAGGTGCAGACCGGCTGGATGAGCGCGTTCATCGACGTGAGCGAGCAGCGCCGCATCGAGGAGCTGTCGCGCGCCAGCCAGGAGCGGCTGCAGGCCAGCGCGCGCCTGGCCACGGTGGGCGAGATGGCCTCGCTGCTGAGCCACGAGCTCACGCAGCCGCTGGCGGCCATTGCCAGCTACGCGAGCGGCTCGCTCAACCTGCTCGGCCCGCATGCGCGCGGCGACCAGGGCGAAGTGGCGATGGCGGTGCGGCGCATCGCCGAGCAGGCCGACCGCGCCGGCCAGGTGATCCGCAGCGTGCACGACTTCGTGCGCCGGCGCGACCGCACGCGCGAGCCGGTCGCGCCCCAGGCGCTGATCGACGCGGTGCTGCCGCTGGTGCGGCTGCAGGCGCGCAAGCTGGGCGTGATCATCGAGGTGGTGTTCGAAGACCGGCTGCCCGCCGCCATGTGCGACCGCACGCTGGTCGAGCAGGTGCTGCTGAACCTCGCGCGCAACGCGATGCAGGCCATGGACAGCCCCGACAACGTCGGCAGCCGCGTGCTGCGCCTGCGCGTGGCGCGCGCCGCGGCGGTGGGCGGCACGGTGCAGGAAGACGGCCGGCGCTGGCTCGAGTTCTCGGTGGCCGACCTGGGCTGCGGCATCAGCGACGAAGTGGCCGAGCGGCTCTTCACGCCTTTCTTCACCACCCGCGCCGACGGCATGGGGCTGGGCCTCAGCCTGTGCCGCACGGTGGTGGAGCAACATGGCGGCGCGTTGGTGTTCGAGCGGCGTTGGTGCATGGATACCGCTGGGACCGGGGTTACCCCAACCCCGCAGGGGCTTAGACGGCAGCTGCTGAAGTGCGGACGGAGTTCGGGCGTCCAGCGCTCAGCATGCGGTTGA
- a CDS encoding IS5 family transposase: MPNKFNADHRHHIPKMRHFVRNWPEYESGLRNRGSLTFWVTPQAMQLWPAQARSTPGGQSIYSNQAIQTSLMLRLVFGQALRQTEGLMRSIFQLLEIDLKAPDHTTLSRRSMTLKALPRQCALPAGPLHLLIDSTGLKLFGAGEWLQKKHGQKSRRSWRKLHLAVDASTGHIEASVLTGQDVDDPSQVGPLLDQIEHEVASVTADGAYDGEPTYERIAQRDTQIDVIIPPRVTAQPSAQFEAAPTTRDNHLLMIQSLGRLEWQEAYGYGKRALVETTMGRFKAIIGPKLRARDPRGQQAEANAAVAVLNRMLSAGRPNSVRTSAAAV, encoded by the coding sequence ATGCCCAACAAATTCAACGCCGATCACCGCCATCATATTCCGAAGATGCGGCACTTCGTGCGTAACTGGCCCGAATATGAATCGGGACTTCGCAACCGTGGCAGCCTGACGTTCTGGGTTACCCCGCAGGCGATGCAACTCTGGCCAGCCCAAGCGCGCAGCACACCAGGCGGGCAGTCCATCTATTCGAATCAGGCCATCCAAACCAGCCTGATGCTGCGCCTGGTATTTGGCCAAGCCCTGCGACAAACCGAGGGTTTGATGAGGTCGATTTTCCAGCTTCTCGAGATTGATCTGAAGGCCCCCGACCACACTACCTTGAGTCGCCGAAGCATGACCCTCAAGGCTTTGCCACGCCAGTGCGCGCTGCCCGCCGGGCCGCTGCATTTGTTGATCGACAGCACCGGGCTGAAGCTGTTTGGCGCAGGCGAATGGCTGCAGAAAAAGCACGGACAAAAGTCGCGGCGTAGCTGGAGAAAGCTGCACTTGGCAGTGGACGCCAGCACGGGGCACATCGAGGCGTCGGTCTTGACTGGCCAGGATGTCGATGACCCATCTCAGGTTGGTCCACTGCTTGATCAGATCGAGCACGAAGTCGCCTCTGTTACCGCCGACGGCGCCTATGACGGCGAGCCAACCTACGAGCGGATTGCCCAACGCGATACGCAAATCGACGTCATTATTCCACCGCGCGTTACCGCCCAGCCCAGCGCGCAATTCGAGGCAGCGCCGACCACACGCGACAACCACCTGTTGATGATTCAAAGCTTGGGACGGCTGGAGTGGCAAGAGGCCTATGGCTACGGCAAACGTGCGCTGGTGGAAACCACGATGGGTCGCTTCAAGGCCATCATCGGGCCAAAGTTGCGTGCCCGTGATCCACGTGGCCAGCAGGCCGAGGCAAATGCTGCGGTGGCGGTGCTCAACCGCATGCTGAGCGCTGGACGCCCGAACTCCGTCCGCACTTCAGCAGCTGCCGTCTAA
- the tnpA gene encoding IS66-like element accessory protein TnpA, which produces MSTIPDQQAGTRRRRRIHSDEFKANAVASCMQPGMSMAAVAMAHGVNANLLRRWVRDAEMNSATTVVSATTVEGPKAQEAKTVFVPVSLPPPVQPAHSPDVRIELRRGPIAVTVTWPASAASECAAWMRELLR; this is translated from the coding sequence GTGAGCACTATCCCCGATCAGCAAGCCGGCACACGCCGGCGACGTCGCATTCACAGCGACGAATTCAAGGCAAACGCTGTGGCCAGCTGCATGCAGCCGGGCATGTCGATGGCGGCGGTGGCAATGGCCCACGGCGTCAACGCGAATCTGCTGCGCCGATGGGTTCGCGACGCAGAGATGAACTCGGCAACCACCGTCGTCAGCGCGACCACCGTCGAGGGCCCCAAGGCGCAAGAAGCCAAGACAGTGTTCGTCCCGGTCAGCTTGCCGCCACCAGTGCAGCCGGCTCATAGCCCGGACGTTCGCATCGAGCTGCGACGTGGGCCGATCGCGGTCACCGTGACCTGGCCGGCGAGCGCCGCAAGCGAGTGCGCGGCCTGGATGCGCGAGTTGCTTCGATGA
- the merF gene encoding mercury resistance system transport protein MerF — MKDPKTLLRVSIIGTTLVALCCFTPVLVILLGVVGLSALTGYLDYVLLPALAIFIGLTIYAIQRKRQADACCTPKFNGVKK; from the coding sequence ATGAAAGACCCGAAGACACTGCTGCGGGTCAGCATCATTGGCACAACCCTCGTGGCGCTGTGTTGCTTCACCCCTGTTCTGGTCATTTTGCTCGGTGTGGTCGGCTTGTCCGCGCTGACCGGCTATCTGGACTATGTGCTGCTGCCTGCGCTGGCGATTTTCATCGGCTTGACCATCTACGCCATCCAACGAAAACGCCAAGCCGATGCCTGCTGCACCCCGAAATTCAATGGAGTAAAAAAATGA
- the tnpB gene encoding IS66 family insertion sequence element accessory protein TnpB (TnpB, as the term is used for proteins encoded by IS66 family insertion elements, is considered an accessory protein, since TnpC, encoded by a neighboring gene, is a DDE family transposase.) → MIRIDAMWLAADPIDMRAGAERLLARVVQVFGAAQAHHGYLFANARGTRVKLLVHDGFGVWCAARRLNAGRFVWPSTTDATPLLSLTPAQFDALVLGLPWQRLPELSVITRA, encoded by the coding sequence ATGATCCGCATCGACGCGATGTGGCTGGCCGCAGACCCTATCGACATGCGCGCCGGCGCCGAGCGCCTGTTGGCGCGCGTTGTGCAAGTCTTCGGCGCAGCGCAGGCGCACCATGGCTACCTGTTCGCGAACGCCCGCGGCACGCGTGTCAAGCTGCTGGTGCACGACGGCTTCGGCGTGTGGTGCGCGGCGCGCCGGCTCAACGCGGGGCGCTTCGTCTGGCCCAGCACGACCGATGCGACGCCTTTGCTGTCGCTCACACCTGCGCAGTTCGACGCCTTGGTCCTGGGCCTGCCCTGGCAGCGGCTTCCCGAGCTGAGCGTCATCACGCGAGCCTGA
- a CDS encoding transposase domain-containing protein, which translates to MDVRGQRTGRPASGHRDEPGAVGAPERPRPWAYLRDVLQRLPTQRASQIEDLLPHRWQPACDAAP; encoded by the coding sequence ATGGATGTTCGTGGGCAGCGAACTGGCCGGCCAGCGAGCGGCCATCGTGATGAGCCTGGTGCAGTCGGCGCGCCTGAACGGCCACGACCCTGGGCCTACCTGCGCGACGTGCTGCAGCGCCTGCCGACGCAGCGCGCCAGCCAGATCGAGGACTTGCTGCCGCACCGATGGCAGCCCGCGTGCGACGCAGCACCATGA
- a CDS encoding carbon-nitrogen hydrolase family protein: protein MKVAAIQMVSAIAREANLARAHDLLAQAAEAGAELAVLPEYFCMMGARDTDKLGLRETAGAGTVQGFLADAAREFGLWIVGGTLPIESNDAEHVFNSSLAFSPEGRCVARYDKIHLFFFDNGTERYDERRVIAPGAEPVVFELPSRDGHAWRVGMSVCYDLRFPELYRALAKKGADLLLVPSAFTRTTGAAHWEVLLRARAIENLAWVVAPAQGGTHENGRQTWGQSLVVDPWGTVVAQQATEEGVVLFDIDAGQVARTRTQLPVLSHSVL from the coding sequence ATGAAAGTCGCAGCCATCCAGATGGTGTCGGCCATCGCCCGCGAAGCCAACCTCGCGCGCGCCCACGACCTGCTCGCCCAGGCCGCCGAAGCCGGCGCCGAGCTCGCGGTGCTGCCCGAGTATTTCTGCATGATGGGCGCGCGCGACACCGACAAGCTCGGCCTGCGCGAGACCGCCGGCGCGGGCACGGTGCAGGGCTTCCTGGCCGACGCGGCGCGCGAGTTCGGCCTGTGGATCGTCGGCGGCACGCTGCCCATCGAGAGCAACGACGCGGAGCACGTGTTCAACAGTTCGCTCGCCTTCTCGCCCGAAGGCCGATGCGTGGCGCGCTACGACAAGATCCATCTCTTCTTCTTCGACAACGGCACCGAGCGCTACGACGAGCGCCGCGTCATCGCGCCCGGCGCCGAGCCCGTGGTGTTCGAGCTGCCATCGCGCGACGGCCACGCCTGGCGTGTCGGCATGAGCGTCTGCTACGACCTGCGCTTTCCCGAGCTGTACCGCGCGCTGGCAAAGAAGGGCGCCGACCTGCTGCTGGTGCCCAGCGCCTTCACGCGCACTACCGGCGCCGCGCACTGGGAAGTGCTGCTGCGCGCCCGCGCCATCGAGAACCTCGCCTGGGTGGTCGCGCCCGCGCAGGGCGGCACGCACGAGAACGGCCGCCAGACCTGGGGCCAGTCGCTGGTCGTCGACCCCTGGGGCACGGTGGTGGCGCAACAGGCCACCGAAGAAGGCGTGGTGCTGTTCGACATCGACGCCGGCCAGGTCGCGCGCACGCGCACGCAACTGCCCGTGCTTTCGCACAGCGTTCTGTAG
- the merT gene encoding mercuric ion transporter MerT, whose amino-acid sequence MSEPQNGRGALFTGGLAAILASACCLGPLVLIALGFSGAWIGNLTVLEPYRPIFIGVALVALFFAWRRIYRPSAACKPGEVCAIPQVRATYKLIFWGVAVLVLVALGFPYVVPFFY is encoded by the coding sequence ATGTCTGAACCTCAAAACGGGCGCGGCGCGCTCTTCACTGGCGGGCTGGCCGCCATCCTCGCCTCGGCTTGCTGCCTCGGGCCGCTGGTTCTGATCGCCTTGGGGTTCAGCGGCGCTTGGATCGGCAACTTGACGGTGTTGGAACCCTATCGCCCCATCTTTATCGGCGTGGCGCTGGTGGCGTTGTTCTTCGCCTGGCGGCGCATCTACCGGCCGTCAGCCGCCTGCAAACCGGGTGAGGTTTGCGCGATTCCCCAAGTGCGAGCTACTTACAAGCTCATTTTCTGGGGCGTGGCCGTGCTGGTTTTGGTCGCGCTCGGATTTCCCTACGTCGTGCCATTTTTCTATTGA
- the merP gene encoding mercury resistance system periplasmic binding protein MerP: MKKLLSALALAAVVAPVWAATQTVTLSVPGMTCSACPITVKKAISKVDGVSKVDVTFETREAVVTFDDAKTSVQKLTKATEDAGYPSSVKN; the protein is encoded by the coding sequence ATGAAAAAGCTGCTTTCCGCCCTTGCCCTCGCTGCCGTTGTTGCCCCCGTGTGGGCCGCCACCCAGACCGTTACGCTGTCCGTACCGGGCATGACCTGCTCGGCCTGTCCGATCACTGTCAAGAAGGCGATTTCCAAGGTCGATGGCGTCAGTAAAGTTGACGTGACCTTCGAGACGCGCGAAGCGGTGGTCACCTTCGATGATGCCAAGACCAGCGTGCAGAAACTGACCAAGGCTACCGAGGATGCGGGCTACCCATCATCAGTCAAGAACTGA
- the merR gene encoding Hg(II)-responsive transcriptional regulator, with amino-acid sequence MENNLENLTIGVFARTAGVNVETIRFYQRKGLLPEPDKPYGSIRRYGETDVTRVRFVKSAQRLGFSLDEIAELLRLEDGTHCEEASSLAEHKLKDVRERMADLARMEAVLSDLVCACHARKGNVSCPLIASLQGKKEPRSADAV; translated from the coding sequence ATGGAAAACAATTTGGAGAACCTGACCATTGGCGTTTTCGCCAGGACGGCCGGGGTCAATGTGGAGACCATCCGGTTCTATCAGCGCAAGGGCTTGCTCCCGGAACCGGACAAGCCTTACGGCAGCATTCGCCGCTATGGCGAGACGGATGTAACGCGGGTGCGCTTCGTGAAATCAGCCCAGCGGTTGGGCTTCAGCCTGGATGAGATCGCCGAGCTGCTGCGGCTGGAGGATGGCACCCATTGCGAGGAAGCCAGCAGCCTGGCCGAGCACAAGCTCAAGGACGTGCGCGAGAGGATGGCTGACCTGGCGCGCATGGAGGCCGTGCTGTCTGATTTGGTGTGCGCCTGCCATGCGCGGAAGGGGAACGTTTCCTGCCCGCTGATTGCGTCACTGCAAGGGAAGAAAGAACCGCGCAGTGCGGACGCGGTGTAG
- the tnpB gene encoding IS66 family insertion sequence element accessory protein TnpB (TnpB, as the term is used for proteins encoded by IS66 family insertion elements, is considered an accessory protein, since TnpC, encoded by a neighboring gene, is a DDE family transposase.): protein MIRIDALWLCTQPLDMRCGAERLMAHVVHAMGSARAHHGYLFANGRATRVKLLVHDGFGVWCAARRLNSGRFIWPREIDGTAPLALTQVQFDALVVGLPWQRLPEMSVITRL, encoded by the coding sequence ATGATCCGCATCGATGCCTTGTGGCTATGCACCCAGCCGCTGGACATGCGCTGCGGTGCCGAGCGCCTGATGGCGCACGTCGTGCACGCCATGGGCAGCGCCCGTGCGCATCACGGGTATCTCTTCGCCAATGGGCGCGCCACGCGCGTGAAGCTGCTCGTGCACGACGGCTTTGGCGTTTGGTGCGCTGCCAGGCGACTGAACTCCGGCCGGTTCATCTGGCCGCGCGAGATCGACGGTACGGCGCCGCTGGCGTTGACGCAGGTGCAGTTCGATGCGCTGGTGGTAGGGCTGCCTTGGCAGCGGCTGCCCGAGATGAGCGTGATCACGCGGCTGTAA
- the tnpA gene encoding IS66-like element accessory protein TnpA: MHVNRKPRRRHSEEFKARVMAACSVPGASVAAVAQSFGVNDNLVHQWRRGRGFSVDSRVATAPVLTTACAPDFVALAMPATLPAPAELPPAPAAPVHVEKIQLELKRGTLAVSVAWPLSAAADCAAWLRELLR; this comes from the coding sequence ATGCATGTCAACAGGAAGCCGCGCCGTCGGCACAGCGAAGAATTCAAGGCACGCGTGATGGCCGCGTGTTCGGTCCCCGGTGCGTCGGTGGCGGCGGTGGCGCAGTCGTTCGGCGTGAACGACAACCTTGTTCACCAGTGGCGCCGAGGTCGTGGCTTCTCTGTCGATTCACGCGTCGCTACTGCGCCCGTACTGACAACGGCGTGTGCACCGGACTTCGTTGCGTTGGCGATGCCGGCCACGTTGCCCGCGCCGGCAGAACTTCCTCCTGCTCCAGCTGCGCCGGTGCACGTCGAGAAGATCCAGTTGGAACTCAAGCGCGGCACGCTCGCGGTGAGCGTGGCGTGGCCGCTGTCGGCGGCGGCGGACTGCGCCGCTTGGCTGCGCGAGTTGCTGCGATGA